ATCGTGCCTGTGGCATTGGAAGCGGGATCACACTTTGCCATCCGCGAGGGTGGGCGCACCGTTGGTGCTGGTGTGGTCACCAAGATTCTGGGGTAGGAAGTGATGGGTAATGAGTGAGGAGTGAGGACCACTCGTCGCTCATTACTCGTCACTCACGGAGGTTTTATGGCCAAGCGACAGCGAATCAGGATCAAGCTCAAAGCATACGATCATCGGCTTTTGGATCAATCAGCGCGGCGTATTGTGGAGACGGCAGAGCAGACGGGGGCTGCAGTAATCGGCCCGGTGCCCTTGCCGACCAAAATCGAAAAGTTCTGCGTGATGCGTTCGACTTTCATTGACAAAGACTCGCGCGAGCAATTTGAGATTCGAACCCATCGGCGTCTGATTGATGTGCTTGAGCCGAATACCAAGACCATTGAGACTTTGATGAAGCTCAATCTGCCGGCTGGTGTGGACATCGAGATCAAGATCTAGCCGAAAGCCTGATTTAGCTGTAGACAGATCTCGGATCTATGAGAAATGACCTGGATTGCAAGTGATGGCATGTGCGTAAAGTGCCTTAGCATTGGTATGGTTCGAGACGGTAGACCGAGTTTCGTATTTCTGGAGTGAACATGGCAACAAGAGAAGGATTATTGGGACGGAAAATCGGCATGAGCCGCATTTTTGATGAGCGTGGCGAGGTCGTGCCCGTGACCGTGATTGAGGCCGGACCTTGCTATGTGACGCAAATCAAAACTGTGGAAAAAGATGGCTACAATGCCATTCAGTTAGGGTTTGGCACAGCCAAGGGCTTGAACGAGCCAAGCCGTGGCCACCTAAAGAACCTGCCGCCCTTGCGGCACTTGCGCGAATTGCGCACAGATGACATCGCTCGGTATAAGGTTGGTCAGGTGCTGGATGTCAGCTTGTTCAAAGTGGGCGAGCGGGTGGACGTGATTGGCATCTCGAAGGGCCGAGGCTTTGCCGGCGTGATGAAACGCCATGGATTCAAGGGTGGGCCTGCAACTCGAGGACAATCGGACCGACAGCGTCACCCTGGGGCCATTGGTGCCAGCAATACGCCCGGATGGGTGGAAAAAGGCCGGCGTATGGCTGGGCACATGGGCAATGCGCGGGTTACGGTGCAGAATCTCCGTGTGGTGATGGTTGACCCGGAGCGCAACGTGTTGGCGGTTGAAGGAGGAGTACCGGGTGCACCAAAAGGTCTGTTGTTCATCCGAAAGGCTATCAAGCAATAGGCCATGGCAATTTGACCATGCATCCGTCTTTGAGGAGACACGAAATGCAAGTCAGTGTGCGCAATATGGCCGGTGAAACGGTCAGTCAAATTGAATTACGGGATGATATTTTTGGTCTAGAGCCGCATGAAGCGGTTATGCACCAAGCAGTGCTGCGGCAACTGGCCAATGCACGTTTGGGCACTGCGGATACCAAGACCAGGGGAGAGGTCAGCGGCGGTGGCAGGAAGCCATGGCGGCAAAAGCATACGGGTCGCGCCAGACAGGGCAGCATCCGTGCCCCCCATTGGAAGGGTGGTGGGGTGGTTTTTGGCCCACATCCACGTTCCTATCGCATGCGTATGCCGCGCAAAATGCGCCGCTTGGCCTTGAAATCGGCTCTCTCGGTCAAGGCAGCGGAGAACAACATTGTCTTGCTGGATGAGTTGGCCATGGAGGCACCCAGCACCAAAGACATGCTGGCCCTTCTGGACAATCTGCAAGTTGAATCCAGCGCATTGATTCTGCTGCCGGAACGAGACGAGAACGTGGAAAAATCTGCCCGCAACATCCCTGATGTGAAGACTTTGCATGCTGGCTGTCTCAACGTGATGGATATCCTGAAGTACGATACGTTGATCCTGCCAGTAAAGGCCCTCAAGCTCATCGAGCAGCATCTGGGCTGATACGGGCAGAAGCGATAAGGAGAGTTGGAGCCAAGATGGACATTTATGAAGTGCTCAAGCGTCCCATTGTGACAGAGAAATCGGGCAAA
Above is a genomic segment from Chloroflexota bacterium containing:
- the rplC gene encoding 50S ribosomal protein L3, with product MATREGLLGRKIGMSRIFDERGEVVPVTVIEAGPCYVTQIKTVEKDGYNAIQLGFGTAKGLNEPSRGHLKNLPPLRHLRELRTDDIARYKVGQVLDVSLFKVGERVDVIGISKGRGFAGVMKRHGFKGGPATRGQSDRQRHPGAIGASNTPGWVEKGRRMAGHMGNARVTVQNLRVVMVDPERNVLAVEGGVPGAPKGLLFIRKAIKQ
- the rplD gene encoding 50S ribosomal protein L4 produces the protein MQVSVRNMAGETVSQIELRDDIFGLEPHEAVMHQAVLRQLANARLGTADTKTRGEVSGGGRKPWRQKHTGRARQGSIRAPHWKGGGVVFGPHPRSYRMRMPRKMRRLALKSALSVKAAENNIVLLDELAMEAPSTKDMLALLDNLQVESSALILLPERDENVEKSARNIPDVKTLHAGCLNVMDILKYDTLILPVKALKLIEQHLG
- the rpsJ gene encoding 30S ribosomal protein S10, whose protein sequence is MAKRQRIRIKLKAYDHRLLDQSARRIVETAEQTGAAVIGPVPLPTKIEKFCVMRSTFIDKDSREQFEIRTHRRLIDVLEPNTKTIETLMKLNLPAGVDIEIKI